The genomic region GGATATAGCAATCTAACAGCCGAAGAAAAACAAATATTGTTTGATAGTAGTAAGAAAAGAGACCTATAGACAAATTGACAAAGTAGATGAAATCATTTTTCACAAATATTGCTCTTTTGGTTACAGCATTTTTTGCTCTAATTTTGCTGATAGCAAATTTGGCACCTTTTATATCGCCAAACCTTTTTGCGCTTCCGCAAATATTGGGGATTATATATCCATATATATTGATTATAAATATCTTAATTACAGTTATTTGGATAGTAAAACGCAAATGGGTTTTTCTGCTACCTTTTGTTATTATTGCTTTGGGATTTCAACATATACTGACATTATTAAGCCTAAATTTTTCAAAAAGCGGAAATGAGATTATCCCCAAAGCTCAAACACTGAAAGTTGCCTCGTTTAATGTCAGACTGTTTGATTTATATAATTGGTCACACAATAAGAATACTCGCGATAACATTATGGATTACCTTAAAACCATTGACGCAGACGTTATCTGTTTTCAAGAGTATTACGACGATAAAACAAACAGTTTTGAAACAACAAGCAGGATTAATAAGCTACAGGGAATAAAATCTCACAAAATCGCGCCAACCTATATTGCAAAGGATTTGTATAGATTTGGGATAGCTACTTTTAGCAAATATCCCATAATAAATTCAGGTGAAATACAGTTTGAAAATTCCCAAAACAATGCCTTGTGGACCGATTTGTTGGTGTCTGGCGATACGATAAGAGTTTACAACGTTCATCTTCAAAGTAATCATTTCGATACCGATGATTATAAATTTATCCATAAAATTAACACAAGCCCTACAAGCATAGAAATGAGGCAAATAAAAGGAATTTTTAGCCGATTGAATACTGCATATAAAAAACGTGCTGACCAGGCTGCTAAAGTCAGAGAGCATATTCAGGAAACAAAATTACCGACAATTGTTTGTGCCGACTTAAACGATACTCACTTATCGTACGCATATCGTAAAGTCAAAGGGAAACTGAGCGATGCTTTTCAAAAATCGGGGTTAGGCTTTGGACATACTTTTGGTAGTGCACCAGTCTCTGTTAGAATTGATTATATATTCTTCGACAAAAATTTTGTTGCAAAATCATTTCAAACAGGTGAAGGTAAATTAAGCGATCATAATCCTATTATTTGCACTTTGGAGAGAGTTGTAGGCAACTAAAATAGTGGCTGAGCTCTTCTAAGTTAAGGTTCAACCCAATCATTATTTTCCTTAATAAGTTCAATAAGCTGTTCTACAGCTATATCGGCGGATATATTTTTCTTAACCGCAACTTTACCCTTGTATAAAGCAACTCTGTTTGGTGCAGCTCCAACATAGCCATAATCGGCATCTGCCATTTCGCCGGGACCGTTTACTATGCAGCCCATAACGGCAATTTTTAAATGTGTTAGGTGATTAGTTTTGCTGCGAACTTCGGCTAAAACCGATTCAATATCAAACTGCGTCCGACCGCACGAGGGACACGCAATATATTCGGTTTGACTTATCCTGACCCTTGAAGCTTGAAGTATCTCAAACGTTAGCCTGCGATTATCCTCCACATCGGTTAAGAAAGGATTGGTAAGCCAAACGCCGTTGCCCATTCCGCTAACCAACAGGCTTCCTGTGTCGGCAGATGACTCTATTACAAATGTTTCCCAATCGTCAGAGACATAATTTCGCTTAACTATTACGGGATTGTTTATTTGTGCCGATTTTAGTTTAAGAAAAGCCGACATCTGGTCTGCATATCCGTTTTGAGACATGGTTTCTAAAACTATTACGGTTTTGGGGCTGTTTCTTAATTGCTCAATAATCGCAGGTTTAGATAAATCGCTATTTGTTAACGATACCCATTTTGTAAACTCTTTTGATTTGTCGGCTATATATATAAATTCCAGATTGTTAAATAAAGGAGTGGCGTTTTCGCATGGCATTTTGGTTGTGCCTGCTTCATAAATAATGGACAGGTTTTCGGGCAGTTCGGTTATAATTTCAATATCTTTAACATAAACAGCATCAGCGGCTTGACTTGTTGCAATCCATTTTTTACCGTTAAACTTATATCCTAATTTTTCGAGCATTATATTGTCAAGAACACGATAATTTCTAATATCGCACACAGCAATAACAGGTTTTTTGCCACCAATATTTCCAACTTCGTGTGACTTATAAAAGCTAAAGTCAAGTGGATTGTACTCTTTCCAGTTGTTATTTGTGTCTGTCAGTGGTTTTCTGTGTTTAAAGTGTTTAGCGAGTTTTTGCGCCGCAGGTATCTCTTTTACAGGGTTTTCGGTTAATGATATTCGTATAGTATCGCCAATTCCATGACCGAGCAATCTTCCTATACCTATAGCCGAGCGCACACGCCCAGACAAATCGTTTCCCGCTTCGGTAACGCCCAAATGAAGTGGGTAGTGCATATCTTCTGTCTGCATTTGTTTTGCTAACATAAAATATGCGCTGTTCATTATCCTTATATTGCTCGATTTAAGCGAGATAACTACGTTTTGAAAGACCCTTTTCTTGCAAATTCTAAGAAACTCCATTGCCGACTCGACCATTCCCTCGGTGGTATTGCCATATTTTGACATAATGCGGTCGCTTAGCGAACCGTGATTAACTCCAATTCTTAACGCAGTATCGTGTGCAACACAAATATCAATTAGTTCATTTAGAGAGAGTTCTATTTTGTTTAGCTCTTCTTTCCACTCCAATTCGGTGTAAGTTTTTGTGTCGAAAGTGGCTCGTTTGTCGATAAAGTTTCCGGGATTAATTCGCACCTTATCAACCAACTTAGCTGCAACAAAGGCTGCTTGCGAACTAAAGTGCACATCGGCAACCAAAGGGGTGTTAATATTATCTTTAAGTAGCAGTTCTTTTATTTTGCCAATAGACTCGGCGTCAGCTCTGTTTCTGACAGCAAAACGCACCATCTGCGCACCTGCTGATATAACCTCTTTTGATTGTTTGTATCCCGCTTCAATATTGCCTGCAGGCGTATTGCACATGGTTTGGATTACAATATCGGAGTCTACGCCTATGGTTATATTTCCAACTCTTACTTCGTGGGTTGGGAAACGTTTGATTGAGAAAGGTGTG from Bacteroidales bacterium harbors:
- a CDS encoding endonuclease/exonuclease/phosphatase family protein, which produces MKSFFTNIALLVTAFFALILLIANLAPFISPNLFALPQILGIIYPYILIINILITVIWIVKRKWVFLLPFVIIALGFQHILTLLSLNFSKSGNEIIPKAQTLKVASFNVRLFDLYNWSHNKNTRDNIMDYLKTIDADVICFQEYYDDKTNSFETTSRINKLQGIKSHKIAPTYIAKDLYRFGIATFSKYPIINSGEIQFENSQNNALWTDLLVSGDTIRVYNVHLQSNHFDTDDYKFIHKINTSPTSIEMRQIKGIFSRLNTAYKKRADQAAKVREHIQETKLPTIVCADLNDTHLSYAYRKVKGKLSDAFQKSGLGFGHTFGSAPVSVRIDYIFFDKNFVAKSFQTGEGKLSDHNPIICTLERVVGN
- the ispG gene encoding (E)-4-hydroxy-3-methylbut-2-enyl-diphosphate synthase — encoded protein: MIFTPFSIKRFPTHEVRVGNITIGVDSDIVIQTMCNTPAGNIEAGYKQSKEVISAGAQMVRFAVRNRADAESIGKIKELLLKDNINTPLVADVHFSSQAAFVAAKLVDKVRINPGNFIDKRATFDTKTYTELEWKEELNKIELSLNELIDICVAHDTALRIGVNHGSLSDRIMSKYGNTTEGMVESAMEFLRICKKRVFQNVVISLKSSNIRIMNSAYFMLAKQMQTEDMHYPLHLGVTEAGNDLSGRVRSAIGIGRLLGHGIGDTIRISLTENPVKEIPAAQKLAKHFKHRKPLTDTNNNWKEYNPLDFSFYKSHEVGNIGGKKPVIAVCDIRNYRVLDNIMLEKLGYKFNGKKWIATSQAADAVYVKDIEIITELPENLSIIYEAGTTKMPCENATPLFNNLEFIYIADKSKEFTKWVSLTNSDLSKPAIIEQLRNSPKTVIVLETMSQNGYADQMSAFLKLKSAQINNPVIVKRNYVSDDWETFVIESSADTGSLLVSGMGNGVWLTNPFLTDVEDNRRLTFEILQASRVRISQTEYIACPSCGRTQFDIESVLAEVRSKTNHLTHLKIAVMGCIVNGPGEMADADYGYVGAAPNRVALYKGKVAVKKNISADIAVEQLIELIKENNDWVEP